The genomic region TTCTGCTTGCCCATACGTTTAATATGGCTATGGCGCTGTTGGCGGTCATCGTGCATGGAGTGAGGCTCAACATGCTGGAATTCGGCGGAAAAGTTGGAATGGAATGGAGCGGGTACGCGTACAATCCATTCAGGAAAAAAGGACTTTGAAGCCATCCGATTATCTGAACAGGGCAACTTGCAATCCTGTATAAAAGAAAGTATAAAGGCGAAGCTTGACGCCGAATAAAAGAGAGGGGTGTACTATATGGCTTTAGGGCAGATGGGAATCGGAGCTGCGTTTGCTCTGTCGGCAGCGGGGTCGGCAATCGGTATTGGTATCGCCGGTATGGCCACGATCGGGGCATGGAAAAAATGTTACGCCGAAAACAAACCGGCGCCTTTTATTCTGCTGGCTTTCGTCGGCGCGCCGTTTACTCAGACCATTTATGGCATGATCCTCATGAATCAACTTCTGGGCGCGGCAGGCAAAGCCGACCCCGGCCTGATCTTGGGGGCGGGTCTCTTCGGCGGCATCGGGATCGGCATGTCGTCCTGGTTCCAGGGAGCAGCCGGCGCAGCGGCCGCAGACTCACTCACCAGCACGGGAAGGGGCTTCACCAACTACCTCATCATTCTGGGACTCATAGAATCCGTTGCGCTTTTTATCATGGTTTTCCTGATGGGAATCCTGAAATAGATATGCGTACCGTTTTCATTTTCATCACATAGCAGGTCAGCATCAACAGGGAGGCTCATGAACAGCAATCTCAGTACGTTCAAGTCTTTTTTGCTCATTGAA from Deltaproteobacteria bacterium harbors:
- a CDS encoding V-type ATP synthase subunit K (produces ATP from ADP in the presence of a proton gradient across the membrane; the K subunit is a nonenzymatic component which binds the dimeric form by interacting with the G and E subunits); this encodes MALGQMGIGAAFALSAAGSAIGIGIAGMATIGAWKKCYAENKPAPFILLAFVGAPFTQTIYGMILMNQLLGAAGKADPGLILGAGLFGGIGIGMSSWFQGAAGAAAADSLTSTGRGFTNYLIILGLIESVALFIMVFLMGILK